The DNA sequence CCCCGCCGCTGATAAATCCCTGCTCACGCTTGCTGATACCCAGCACGCGGGCTATGTCCTTTGCCTGGGAGGGTTTTTCACACAGAAAGAGTTGCATATAGTGCCTCCCGCATCAGCGCTTTTCGCCCGCAGCCACAGCGCGGACATCATTCATCAGCTTCGTGACGCCGGAACCGGCCAGACGCTGTGATGACGATGAGCGATAGATGACATACAGCCTGCTGCCGGACCCGTTTTTCTCGATTTCGATATCCAGGTGATCACGCCCGTTCCAGTCTGAGCCCATTTTGTAGTAGCTGCCCGGCATGGCGTCCCAGACCGGATGTGCATCATCTTCAGCCGCCGCTTTCCAGTCCCCGTCATTTGAAGCCTGCCGCAGTGCCTCAAGCTCCTGCGTGGAGATAAATTTGTAATGTCGCTTCAGGCGGGCCGCTGCGGTATCCACATCGACCGGCACGGAGAACGTTTTATCGACGGACTGCATGGCCTGTTGCCCCGCCGGGCTCATCAGCGGCATCCCGCCACTTTCACCACTGCTGCTGCCACCCAGAGTGCTGGTCAGGTTTGCAGCTGTGTCACTGACCTGTTTATTAATCGCAGCCCAGTCAGTTGTTGCGCACCCGCTTAATAAAAAGAAGGCGGCAGGAAGAAACAATAAGCGGATCATATTATTTTTCCTCTGACAGGGGTTTCCGTAAAGGAGGAGAAAAAGAAGAACGCTTCTTACCAGAGAAGATTTCAGGATCGGGTGATCCCAGCTTTTCTTTGGCCTGAAGTGAGGCAGGCGTTTGGGCTGCAATGTCAGAACGATTTACTTTGACGGTCCGGTACAGTCGCAAAACGCCATATACTTTACGAATGAGGTGAGCACCATGACTCAGTAGTTCATCACGCTGGCTGCGGGAAATAAGACCATAATGGGCAGCCTGAAATGCTTTAAGCGCCATCTGATCATAGCCGACGAGTACCCAGACACATCTGTAACCCAGCGGGGAGCGGCTGAACACGCCTATATTAAGAGGTGATGTGGAAACAATATCGGAAAATGATACCGCGGGGGGAACAGACTTCAATATGACTTCAAGCTCTTCAACCCGGTGCTGGATATGCTCGCCAGCTGCATTCAAGAGCATCTCAACTTTATACATCGCCTCATCTGCCCACGGATTATCTTCAATTGAGTCCTGATAGATGACCCCTGAGCGCTTAATCGCCTGTGGCATACTCATAATGGCATGCCGTACTTTCTTTTCCCCCGCCTTTGACTGGGATTGCTGGCGACCTTCCCAGAGACGGATAGCATAATTTGAGTGGATCTCGATTTTCAGGGAGGAGGTGAGTCCACCCGCTTTATCGCTTCGCGTTTCATTTTCTGTAGTCATACAGCCATCTCCTGTTAGATCCCGGTCAGGTTCGACCCGAGGCACTGATACTCTTCAGGTAAGATGTTCCGGACAACAAGAAACCAGATCCGTAAAGAAGTGAATTCTTGATTGAGAGAGGTGAAAATATTGGTCAAAAGTAACCAAAACATAACGTTGGCGACCAATTAAATACAGCCAACGGTAGCGGTGTATATTTTTTACACAGCAATGCCACTGGCAGCACTGTATGTTTTTTAGCCAATGCTGCAACTGGCAGTACTGTACATTTTTTAGCCACTGCTGCCACTGGCAGCGCTGTACATTTTTTATCCACTGCTGCCACTGGCAGCACTGTGC is a window from the Pantoea sp. CCBC3-3-1 genome containing:
- a CDS encoding PFL_4669 family integrating conjugative element protein, which codes for MTTENETRSDKAGGLTSSLKIEIHSNYAIRLWEGRQQSQSKAGEKKVRHAIMSMPQAIKRSGVIYQDSIEDNPWADEAMYKVEMLLNAAGEHIQHRVEELEVILKSVPPAVSFSDIVSTSPLNIGVFSRSPLGYRCVWVLVGYDQMALKAFQAAHYGLISRSQRDELLSHGAHLIRKVYGVLRLYRTVKVNRSDIAAQTPASLQAKEKLGSPDPEIFSGKKRSSFSPPLRKPLSEEK